The following are encoded together in the Candidatus Kapaibacterium thiocyanatum genome:
- a CDS encoding RNA-binding transcriptional accessory protein, with protein MLDINALLAGELNLQHWQVQNVLALLDDGATIPFIARYRKERTGEMDDVTLRTLKERHEYLTELEDRKQTILASIKEQGKLTDELERRIVGCTQKTELEDLYLPYRPKRRTRATIARERGLEPLAIGIEEYDSPDAADVDLLALAAPFVDPTKEVPDAKAALQGAADIIAENIAEQADLRQTVRAMMLRDGTFVSRIKAEIPEGSTKFEMYRDFRAPVSSIAAHTMLALRRGEAEEVLSLFMEIEEDGVLSYLREKVVRRTSGAVADFKRTVVKDAYDRLMKFTLIGEVRFEKKQNADADSIRTFETNLRNLLLSAPAGMKPTLGIDPGFRTGCKFAVVDATSRFVEHATVYPTAGSADQRQKATMVLRDMIRRHNIELIAIGNGTAGRETEQFVAESLETLTSEEAKPTFVMVSEAGASVYSASETAGEEFPDLDVTIRGAISIARRLQDPLAELVKIDPKSIGVGQYQHDVDQRLLKKNLEETVESCVNYVGVDLNTASKELLGYVSGITPTLARNIVEYRNQNGPFASRETLLKVPKFGPKTFEQSAGFLRIRNGSNPLDNSAVHPERYPIVEVVAKDLGVPLSEITKVPDRIRSVDISKYVNDSVGLPTLRDVIAELEKPGRDPRAQFRYATFQEGVKEITDLKPDMELEGVVTNVANFGAFVDIGVHQDGLVHVSQLADRFVKDPKDVVSVGQVVKVRVVDVDVKLKRISLTMKKKGGHSPSPKRKSEAQSFSMDDLKAKFAK; from the coding sequence ATGCTTGACATCAATGCCCTGCTTGCCGGAGAACTGAACCTACAACACTGGCAGGTGCAGAACGTACTCGCACTTCTCGACGACGGTGCCACCATTCCGTTCATCGCCCGCTACCGCAAGGAACGCACGGGGGAGATGGACGATGTTACCCTGCGAACATTGAAGGAACGGCACGAATATCTTACCGAACTGGAAGATCGCAAGCAGACGATCCTGGCTTCCATCAAGGAGCAGGGCAAGCTCACCGACGAGCTCGAACGCCGTATCGTCGGCTGTACACAGAAGACGGAACTGGAGGATCTGTACCTCCCCTATCGTCCGAAACGCCGGACGCGGGCGACGATCGCGCGCGAGCGCGGGCTCGAACCTCTGGCCATCGGTATCGAGGAATACGATAGTCCCGATGCGGCCGACGTCGACCTGCTCGCCCTCGCCGCACCGTTCGTGGACCCGACCAAGGAAGTGCCCGATGCCAAGGCCGCCCTGCAGGGTGCAGCCGACATCATCGCCGAGAACATCGCCGAACAGGCAGACCTCCGCCAGACCGTCCGCGCGATGATGTTGCGTGACGGTACCTTCGTTTCTCGCATCAAGGCGGAGATTCCCGAAGGTAGTACGAAGTTCGAGATGTATCGTGACTTCCGTGCCCCCGTATCGTCCATCGCCGCCCATACCATGCTCGCCCTGCGTCGTGGCGAGGCAGAAGAAGTGCTCTCCCTCTTCATGGAGATCGAGGAAGACGGCGTGCTCTCCTACCTCCGCGAAAAGGTCGTCCGCCGTACCTCCGGTGCCGTGGCCGACTTCAAGCGCACGGTGGTCAAGGATGCCTACGACCGGCTCATGAAGTTCACGCTGATCGGCGAAGTACGGTTCGAGAAGAAGCAGAACGCCGATGCCGATTCCATCCGCACGTTCGAGACCAACCTGCGCAACCTTCTGCTGTCGGCTCCGGCAGGCATGAAGCCCACGCTCGGCATCGACCCCGGCTTCCGAACGGGATGCAAGTTCGCCGTCGTCGATGCCACGTCCCGTTTCGTCGAACACGCCACCGTCTATCCCACGGCTGGCTCGGCGGATCAACGCCAGAAGGCCACGATGGTCCTGCGCGACATGATCCGCAGACACAACATCGAACTCATCGCCATCGGCAACGGCACGGCCGGACGCGAAACGGAACAGTTCGTGGCGGAATCCCTCGAGACGCTGACATCCGAAGAAGCGAAGCCGACGTTCGTCATGGTCAGCGAAGCGGGGGCTTCGGTCTACTCCGCATCGGAGACGGCGGGAGAGGAATTCCCCGACCTCGACGTCACGATCCGCGGTGCGATCAGCATCGCGCGGCGCCTGCAGGATCCCCTGGCCGAGCTGGTGAAGATCGATCCGAAAAGCATCGGCGTAGGTCAATACCAGCACGACGTCGATCAGCGCCTCCTCAAGAAGAACCTCGAAGAGACCGTCGAATCCTGTGTGAACTACGTGGGTGTGGATCTCAACACGGCCTCGAAGGAGCTGCTCGGCTACGTATCGGGCATCACGCCGACGCTCGCACGCAACATCGTCGAATACCGCAACCAGAACGGTCCGTTCGCCAGCAGGGAAACGCTCCTGAAGGTACCGAAGTTCGGTCCCAAGACCTTCGAACAGTCCGCAGGCTTCCTGCGCATCCGTAACGGCAGCAATCCGCTCGACAACTCGGCGGTCCACCCCGAGCGCTATCCCATCGTGGAAGTCGTGGCGAAAGATCTCGGTGTTCCGCTGAGCGAGATCACCAAGGTACCCGACCGTATCCGCTCCGTCGACATCAGCAAGTACGTCAACGACTCCGTCGGTCTGCCGACCTTGCGCGACGTCATTGCCGAGCTGGAGAAACCGGGACGCGATCCCCGCGCCCAATTCCGGTATGCGACCTTCCAGGAAGGCGTGAAGGAGATCACCGATCTGAAGCCCGACATGGAACTCGAAGGCGTCGTCACCAACGTGGCCAACTTCGGAGCCTTCGTCGATATCGGCGTACATCAGGACGGCCTCGTCCATGTTTCCCAGCTTGCCGACCGGTTCGTCAAGGACCCGAAGGACGTCGTTTCGGTGGGGCAGGTCGTGAAGGTCCGCGTCGTGGACGTCGACGTCAAGCTCAAGCGGATCAGCCTCACCATGAAGAAGAAGGGTGGTCATTCGCCCTCACCGAAGAGGAAGTCCGAAGCACAGTCGTTCAGCATGGACGATCTGAAAGCTAAATTTGCGAAGTGA
- a CDS encoding transcription-repair coupling factor: MHAIRSDYSRLLDALKHSAAVLRTADTLSVPRSTFSIKTLTGSSRAVLVAALWGLGDLPVVVITPDDQSCDELQHDLGILIGADSVGSVRSASRASVLGSSATLHHDQVDALSRLKERPRFVLVASAPALALALPSSVDLGGSTVHVTKGDTLPYDAFVMDLAVNGFERQDYVSKPGDMAIRGGIIDIFPGGWDNPLRLEFWGDTVESIREFEPMSQRSIREHDTVTFLGKVFHEDDTALTSSLLDHVPTDALMVLDGPEAIAGDLHRLDETFDTTRFENWSRLLINPLGDVDHQVQTTAQPVFSASIEQLLKSCGTQLIRHHSVFLGADGANNARRIRELCDNVADQLELDYPDIALAYHRTIDSMWFVSAALSAGFIWEDEHLVCFTEHQVFGRQRAQRRTKRNEGGISIRELQSMHRGDYVVHADKGIGRFEGLEAIVINGSTQECVKLAFAGEDVLYVHLNYVHKLSKYASEEGAVPKLSKLGSAEWERKKSKAKKKIKDIARDLIKLYAQRKSQPGFAFPVDTVWQKEFEASFQYEDTPDQSRATAEVKLDMEQSSPMDRLVCGDVGFGKTEVAIRAAFKAAQAGKQVAVLVPTTILAQQHYVTFTDRLHRYPVAIEVLSRFRTRTEQKEVLERLGKGKVDIVVGTHRLLSKDVIFKNLGLLIIDEEHRFGVAAKEKLRSLRASIDTLTLTATPIPRTLNFSLMGARDLSVIETPPRNRLPIKTEILQWEDDILREALLRELERGGQAFVVTDRIGDMDKLMIRINMLVPSLKVCIAHGQMETEELENVMEGFLERRYDVLIATKIIESGLDIPNANTMIIVNADNFGLAELYQLRGRVGRSNIQAYCYLVIPPVHTLSRTALRRLQALEEYTDLGSGFQLAMRDLEIRGAGNLLGGEQSGFIMEMGFELYQKILDEAVSELRSDEFSALFTGSKHVHPSFANEDVAIELDVDALLPKEYIPADTDRYEAYKRLYNAHTHQEVDTVFAELRDRFGAFPEPAEELLFAVRLRIAALPIGLVRVNLRGTRLMLEMPPDSDTRYYEEAFPRLLPIITSMKNARFVQNGKRFFVEVQLGRRDDAIAVLDELSRAVMTEPVATGEEEA, from the coding sequence GTGCACGCCATACGTTCGGACTATTCCAGACTTCTCGACGCACTGAAGCATTCGGCCGCCGTACTGCGTACGGCCGATACTCTCTCGGTACCCCGCTCCACGTTCAGTATCAAGACGCTGACCGGTTCGTCGCGGGCCGTGCTGGTGGCGGCCCTGTGGGGGCTCGGTGACCTTCCCGTCGTCGTCATCACACCCGACGATCAGAGCTGTGACGAGCTCCAGCACGATCTCGGCATCCTGATCGGCGCCGACTCGGTCGGCTCCGTACGCTCGGCCTCCAGAGCCAGCGTGCTGGGATCGTCGGCGACGCTGCACCACGATCAGGTCGATGCGCTCTCCCGGTTGAAGGAACGTCCACGCTTCGTCCTCGTAGCCTCGGCTCCAGCCCTCGCACTGGCTCTACCGTCGAGCGTCGATCTCGGCGGTTCGACGGTGCATGTCACCAAGGGCGATACTCTTCCATACGACGCCTTCGTCATGGATCTGGCCGTCAACGGATTCGAGCGGCAGGACTACGTGTCCAAGCCCGGCGACATGGCCATCCGGGGTGGCATCATCGACATCTTCCCCGGTGGCTGGGACAATCCCCTGCGTCTGGAATTCTGGGGCGATACGGTCGAGTCGATCCGCGAGTTCGAACCCATGTCCCAGCGTTCCATCCGCGAGCACGATACCGTGACCTTCCTGGGCAAGGTCTTCCACGAGGACGACACGGCCCTGACGTCGTCCTTACTCGATCACGTTCCCACCGATGCCCTCATGGTGCTCGATGGTCCGGAAGCGATCGCAGGCGATCTTCATCGTCTCGACGAAACCTTCGACACGACACGATTCGAGAATTGGTCGAGGCTCCTGATCAATCCGCTCGGCGACGTCGATCATCAGGTCCAGACCACTGCACAACCCGTCTTCTCCGCCTCCATCGAACAACTCCTGAAGTCATGCGGCACCCAGCTCATACGACATCACTCCGTCTTTCTCGGAGCCGACGGCGCCAATAACGCGCGGCGGATCCGGGAGCTGTGCGACAACGTGGCCGACCAGCTCGAACTCGACTATCCCGACATCGCCCTGGCCTATCACCGCACCATCGATTCCATGTGGTTCGTGAGCGCAGCGCTCAGTGCCGGCTTCATATGGGAGGACGAACACCTCGTGTGTTTCACCGAGCATCAGGTCTTCGGACGCCAGCGCGCGCAACGGCGCACGAAGCGCAACGAAGGAGGCATCTCGATCCGCGAGCTGCAATCGATGCATCGAGGCGATTATGTGGTCCATGCCGACAAGGGCATCGGGCGGTTCGAAGGTCTGGAAGCCATCGTCATCAACGGCAGTACGCAGGAATGCGTCAAGCTGGCCTTCGCCGGTGAGGATGTTCTCTACGTCCATCTCAACTACGTCCATAAACTCAGCAAGTATGCTTCGGAAGAAGGAGCCGTTCCGAAGCTGAGCAAGCTCGGCTCGGCGGAATGGGAACGGAAGAAGTCGAAGGCGAAGAAGAAGATCAAGGATATCGCCCGCGACCTCATCAAGCTGTATGCGCAGCGGAAGTCGCAACCGGGCTTCGCCTTCCCCGTGGACACCGTATGGCAGAAGGAGTTCGAAGCGTCCTTCCAGTACGAGGACACTCCCGACCAGTCGCGTGCCACGGCCGAAGTCAAGCTCGACATGGAACAGTCGTCGCCGATGGACCGGCTGGTATGCGGCGATGTGGGCTTCGGCAAGACGGAAGTCGCCATCCGTGCGGCATTCAAGGCAGCGCAGGCCGGCAAGCAGGTAGCAGTCCTCGTACCCACAACCATCCTCGCCCAGCAGCACTACGTGACCTTCACCGACCGCCTCCATCGCTATCCGGTGGCGATCGAAGTGCTCTCCAGATTCAGGACGCGTACGGAGCAGAAGGAAGTTCTTGAACGCCTCGGCAAGGGCAAGGTCGATATTGTCGTCGGTACGCATCGCTTGCTGAGCAAGGACGTCATCTTCAAGAATCTCGGCTTGCTGATCATCGACGAAGAGCATCGCTTCGGTGTGGCGGCCAAGGAAAAGCTCCGTTCGTTACGGGCTTCCATCGATACGCTGACGCTGACGGCGACGCCCATCCCGCGCACGCTCAACTTCTCGCTCATGGGAGCGCGCGACCTCAGCGTCATCGAAACGCCTCCGCGGAACCGTCTGCCTATCAAGACGGAGATTCTGCAATGGGAGGACGACATCCTGCGCGAAGCCCTGCTTCGCGAACTGGAGCGCGGCGGCCAGGCCTTCGTCGTGACCGACCGTATCGGCGACATGGACAAGCTGATGATACGCATCAACATGCTCGTCCCATCGCTGAAGGTATGCATCGCTCACGGACAGATGGAGACCGAAGAACTCGAGAATGTGATGGAAGGCTTCCTCGAACGGAGGTACGACGTCCTGATCGCCACCAAGATCATCGAGTCCGGCCTGGACATTCCGAACGCGAATACGATGATCATCGTCAATGCAGACAACTTCGGTCTCGCGGAACTGTATCAGTTGCGCGGACGCGTAGGACGGTCGAACATCCAGGCATACTGCTACCTCGTCATTCCTCCCGTCCATACGCTGTCGCGTACGGCCCTGCGCAGACTCCAGGCTCTCGAAGAATACACGGACCTGGGCAGCGGCTTCCAGCTCGCCATGCGCGACCTCGAGATACGTGGCGCCGGCAACCTGCTCGGCGGCGAGCAGAGCGGCTTCATCATGGAAATGGGATTCGAACTGTATCAGAAGATCCTCGACGAAGCCGTATCGGAACTCCGTTCCGACGAGTTCAGCGCGCTGTTCACCGGCAGCAAGCACGTCCATCCTTCCTTCGCCAACGAAGACGTAGCCATCGAACTCGACGTCGACGCCCTGCTGCCGAAGGAATACATTCCGGCCGATACGGATCGTTACGAAGCATACAAGCGTCTCTACAACGCACACACTCATCAGGAAGTCGATACGGTCTTCGCAGAACTGCGCGACCGTTTCGGCGCATTTCCGGAACCGGCCGAAGAGCTGCTCTTCGCCGTCCGTCTGCGTATCGCGGCATTGCCGATCGGCCTCGTCCGCGTCAATCTCCGCGGCACGCGGCTGATGCTCGAAATGCCGCCCGACAGCGACACACGCTACTATGAAGAGGCATTCCCCCGCCTTCTTCCGATCATAACCTCGATGAAGAACGCACGCTTCGTCCAGAACGGAAAGCGATTCTTCGTCGAAGTGCAACTCGGTCGGCGTGACGATGCCATCGCGGTCCTCGACGAGCTCTCGCGTGCGGTGATGACGGAACCGGTCGCCACTGGGGAAGAAGAAGCATGA
- a CDS encoding tRNA (adenosine(37)-N6)-threonylcarbamoyltransferase complex dimerization subunit type 1 TsaB: MSCVLAIETSGTTCGAAVVIDDLLASEVAIYRPHQHDERLAACVRQALDHANRTIDNVDVIAISAGPGSFTGLRIGASFVKGLCVTGSPKLVAVPTLSACAAAAVEVAVFAGAASIVATVVSHRDLVYFQRFAVDGSPHSPSDFITVEEARGRISPSDLVCGPGASTLIDAPISGLTRLAPRFVAKAARTLILDGRFTDPAIFVPDYQQDFVPRGSA; the protein is encoded by the coding sequence ATGAGCTGCGTTCTTGCCATCGAAACGTCGGGAACGACGTGTGGTGCAGCCGTCGTCATCGATGACCTGCTCGCGTCGGAAGTCGCCATCTATCGTCCGCATCAGCACGACGAACGTCTCGCCGCCTGCGTTCGACAGGCCCTGGATCATGCGAACAGGACGATCGACAACGTCGACGTCATCGCCATTTCTGCAGGACCGGGTTCGTTCACCGGCCTGCGTATCGGCGCATCGTTCGTGAAAGGGCTGTGCGTCACCGGCTCGCCGAAGCTCGTAGCCGTTCCTACGTTATCGGCATGCGCTGCGGCAGCGGTGGAAGTCGCCGTATTCGCCGGTGCGGCATCCATCGTCGCCACCGTCGTCTCGCATCGCGATCTCGTCTACTTCCAGCGGTTCGCCGTCGACGGCTCACCCCATTCGCCGAGTGACTTCATCACGGTCGAGGAAGCACGCGGCCGGATTTCCCCTTCGGACCTCGTCTGTGGTCCGGGGGCATCGACATTGATCGACGCCCCCATCAGTGGACTCACAAGATTGGCACCACGATTCGTGGCGAAAGCGGCACGGACGCTGATTCTCGACGGCCGCTTCACGGATCCGGCGATCTTCGTGCCCGACTATCAGCAGGACTTCGTCCCGCGCGGATCGGCCTGA